In a genomic window of Quercus lobata isolate SW786 chromosome 4, ValleyOak3.0 Primary Assembly, whole genome shotgun sequence:
- the LOC115986386 gene encoding pentatricopeptide repeat-containing protein At5g16860-like isoform X3 encodes MPLSFFLGLKLKPKPPLVLKPFTTFFFSTNTTTTPTIPLITNTLLKQCKTLIQAKLVHQQILVQGLVDMATYLIGTYIACEAPIHAIKVLEHLVPSQPTVYWWNALIRHAVRLGFLEDVLGLYRKMQRFGWKPDHYTFPFVFKACGDLPSFRRGASVHAVVCASGFESNVFVCNAMVAMYGRCGMLDDARQVFDELCGRGIGDVVSWNSIVATYVQGGNKKNALKMFTRMADDHRICPDVVSIVNILPACASLSAWLQGKEIHGFAVRNGLVEDVFVGNAVVDMYAKCGMMDEANKVFERMMVKDVVSWNAMVTGYSQIGRFEDALALFEKMREEKIELNVVTWSAVIAGYAQRDHGYEALDVFRQMKVYGSEPNVVTLVSLLSGCASVGTLLHGKETHCYAIKRILNVDGNDPGDDLMIINGLIDMYAKCKSVKVARMMFDSIATKEKNVVTWTVMIGGYAQHGEANDALELFSKMLGQEIFIKPNAFTIACALMACSRLAALRLGKQIHCYVLRNQYESMVVFVANCLIDMYSKSGDVDAAQVVFDNMKQRNAVSWTSLMTGYGMHGCGEDALRVFDEMRRAGWMPDGVTFVVVLYACSHTGMVEQGMKYFNSMSDEYGVVPGVEHYACMVDLLGRAGRLDEALKLIEGMPMEPTPIVWVALLSACRLHPNIELGEHAANRLLELESENDGSYTLLSNIYANARRWKDVARIRSLMRHTRIKKRPGCSWVEGKKGTAAFFVGDRSHPLSQQIYKILGDLILRIKAMGYVPETSFALHDVDDEEKGDLLFEHSEKLALAYGILTSPAGAPIRITKNLRVCGDCHTAICYISMIIDHEIILRDSSRFHHIKKGSCSCKGEVRNTYIGYHKGCYYHWAIS; translated from the exons ATGCCCCTCTCTTTCTTCCTTGGTTTAAAACTGAAACCAAAGCCACCACTTGTACTCAAACccttcaccacattcttcttctctactAATACTACTACAACACCCACAATTCCTCTCATCACTAACACGCTTCTAAAGCAATGCAAGACCTTAATCCAAGCCAAGCTGGTCCATCAGCAGATCTTAGTCCAGGGCCTTGTAGACATGGCTACATACCTCATTGGCACCTACATAGCATGTGAAGCTCCCATCCATGCCATAAAGGTGCTTGAACACCTTGTTCCATCGCAGCCTACTGTTTACTGGTGGAATGCGCTTATACGACATGCAGTTCGTCTCGGGTTTCTTGAAGATGTACTTGGTTTGTATAGAAAAATGCAGAGATTTGGCTGGAAGCCTGACCACTACactttcccttttgttttcaAAGCTTGTGGTGATCTTCCTTCGTTCCGACGAGGTGCTTCAGTTCATGCTGTTGTCTGTGCAAGTGGGTTTGAGTCCAATGTGTTTGTTTGTAATGCGATGGTGGCTATGTATGGAAGGTGTGGCATGTTGGATGATGCGCGCCAAGTATTTGATGAATTGTGTGGGAGAGGGATAGGTGATGTGGTGTCTTGGAATTCAATTGTGGCTACTTACGTGCAAGGTGGTAATAAGAAAAATGCACTAAAAATGTTCACTAGAATGGCTGATGATCATAGAATTTGCCCAGATGTAGTTAGCATTGTCAATATCCTTCCTGCTTGTGCTTCGTTGAGTGCATGGTTGCAGGGTAAGGAGATTCATGGTTTTGCAGTTCGAAATGGGTTGGTGGAGGATGTGTTTGTGGGTAATGCTGTAGTGGACATGTATGCCAAGTGTGGGATGATGGATGAAGCAAACAAGGTTTTTGAGCGGATGATGGTTAAGGATGTGGTTTCTTGGAATGCTATGGTAACTGGGTACTCTCAGATTGGTAGATTTGAAGATGCTCTTGCTTTGTTTGAGAAGATGCGTGAGGAGAAGATCGAGTTGAATGTTGTGACTTGGAGCGCAGTGATTGCTGGGTATGCTCAAAGGGATCATGGTTATGAAGCATTGGATGTGTTTCGTCAAATGAAGGTTTATGGTTCAGAGCCAAATGTTGTTACTCTTGTGTCTCTTCTTTCAGGTTGTGCTTCTGTGGGAACATTGCTTCATGGAAAAGAGACTCATTGTTATGCCATAAAACGTATTCTGAATGTAGATGGAAATGATCCAGGGGATGATCTAATGATAATTAATGGTCTCATTGACATGTATGCTAAGTGCAAAAGTGTCAAGGTAGCACGAATGATGTTTGACTCAATAgcaacaaaagagaaaaatgtggTAACTTGGACTGTCATGATTGGTGGGTATGCTCAGCATGGTGAAGCCAATGATGCACTAGAGCTTTTCTCAAAGATGCTTGGACAGGAAATTTTCATAAAGCCAAATGCTTTTACTATAGCATGTGCTTTGATGGCTTGTTCTCGTTTAGCCGCACTAAGGTTAGGTAAACAAATTCATTGTTATGTATTGCGCAATCAGTATGAGTCTATGGTGGTATTTGTAGCTAATTGCCTCATAGATATGTATTCCAAATCTGGAGACGTTGATGCTGCTCAAGTTGTGTTTGATAACATGAAGCAAAGGAATGCTGTTTCTTGGACATCTCTAATGACGGGTTATGGCATGCATGGTTGTGGAGAAGATGCTCTTCGGGTTTTTGATGAGATGAGGAGAGCAGGGTGGATGCCTGATGGTGTAAcctttgttgttgttctttatGCTTGTAGCCATACGGGAATGGTTGAGCAGGGAATGAAATACTTTAATAGCATGAGTGACGAATACGGGGTGGTTCCTGGAGTGGAACACTATGCTTGCATGGTTGACCTATTGGGTCGTGCTGGTCGCTTGGATGAGGCCCTAAAGCTCATTGAAGGCATGCCTATGGAACCAACACCAATAGTGTGGGTGGCATTGCTTAGTGCTTGCAGGCTCCATCCAAATATTGAACTTGGGGAGCATGCTGCAAACCGGTTGTTAGAATTGGAGTCTGAGAATGATGGGTCATATACTTTGCTTTCAAACATATATGCCAATGCCAGGCGATGGAAAGATGTGGCTAGAATTAGATCTTTAATGAGACATACAAGGATCAAGAAGAGGCCCGGTTGCAGTTGGGTCGAAGGAAAGAAAGGAACTGCAGCCTTTTTTGTTGGGGACAGGTCACATCCTCTATCTCAACAAATATACAAGATCTTGGGAGACCTAATTCTACGCATCAAAGCCATGGGATATGTTCCTGAGACAAGTTTTGCTCTTCATGATGTGGATGATGAGGAGAAGGGTGATCTTCTTTTTGAACATAGTGAGAAGTTGGCACTTGCATATGGCATCCTAACATCACCTGCAGGGGCACCCATCCGAATCACCAAGAACTTGCGTGTCTGTGGCGATTGCCACACTGCCATTTGCTACATATCTATGATCATTGACCATGAAATCATTTTGAGAGACTCAAGTCGTTTTCATCATATAAAGAAAGGATCATGCTCATGCAAAG GCGAGGTTCGAAACACATACATAGGGTATCACAAGGGATGCTATTACCATTGGGCTATTAGTTGA
- the LOC115986386 gene encoding pentatricopeptide repeat-containing protein At5g16860-like isoform X2 encodes MPLSFFLGLKLKPKPPLVLKPFTTFFFSTNTTTTPTIPLITNTLLKQCKTLIQAKLVHQQILVQGLVDMATYLIGTYIACEAPIHAIKVLEHLVPSQPTVYWWNALIRHAVRLGFLEDVLGLYRKMQRFGWKPDHYTFPFVFKACGDLPSFRRGASVHAVVCASGFESNVFVCNAMVAMYGRCGMLDDARQVFDELCGRGIGDVVSWNSIVATYVQGGNKKNALKMFTRMADDHRICPDVVSIVNILPACASLSAWLQGKEIHGFAVRNGLVEDVFVGNAVVDMYAKCGMMDEANKVFERMMVKDVVSWNAMVTGYSQIGRFEDALALFEKMREEKIELNVVTWSAVIAGYAQRDHGYEALDVFRQMKVYGSEPNVVTLVSLLSGCASVGTLLHGKETHCYAIKRILNVDGNDPGDDLMIINGLIDMYAKCKSVKVARMMFDSIATKEKNVVTWTVMIGGYAQHGEANDALELFSKMLGQEIFIKPNAFTIACALMACSRLAALRLGKQIHCYVLRNQYESMVVFVANCLIDMYSKSGDVDAAQVVFDNMKQRNAVSWTSLMTGYGMHGCGEDALRVFDEMRRAGWMPDGVTFVVVLYACSHTGMVEQGMKYFNSMSDEYGVVPGVEHYACMVDLLGRAGRLDEALKLIEGMPMEPTPIVWVALLSACRLHPNIELGEHAANRLLELESENDGSYTLLSNIYANARRWKDVARIRSLMRHTRIKKRPGCSWVEGKKGTAAFFVGDRSHPLSQQIYKILGDLILRIKAMGYVPETSFALHDVDDEEKGDLLFEHSEKLALAYGILTSPAGAPIRITKNLRVCGDCHTAICYISMIIDHEIILRDSSRFHHIKKGSCSCKDDFTGTQRKQVALWISQVVEHLHCQKPLHIFHFIHPALVMLDQGSNPVFFDFYMLTGGALGDKQHVSSSDFLLLSYGAYIDVNFVVTGAKLFT; translated from the exons ATGCCCCTCTCTTTCTTCCTTGGTTTAAAACTGAAACCAAAGCCACCACTTGTACTCAAACccttcaccacattcttcttctctactAATACTACTACAACACCCACAATTCCTCTCATCACTAACACGCTTCTAAAGCAATGCAAGACCTTAATCCAAGCCAAGCTGGTCCATCAGCAGATCTTAGTCCAGGGCCTTGTAGACATGGCTACATACCTCATTGGCACCTACATAGCATGTGAAGCTCCCATCCATGCCATAAAGGTGCTTGAACACCTTGTTCCATCGCAGCCTACTGTTTACTGGTGGAATGCGCTTATACGACATGCAGTTCGTCTCGGGTTTCTTGAAGATGTACTTGGTTTGTATAGAAAAATGCAGAGATTTGGCTGGAAGCCTGACCACTACactttcccttttgttttcaAAGCTTGTGGTGATCTTCCTTCGTTCCGACGAGGTGCTTCAGTTCATGCTGTTGTCTGTGCAAGTGGGTTTGAGTCCAATGTGTTTGTTTGTAATGCGATGGTGGCTATGTATGGAAGGTGTGGCATGTTGGATGATGCGCGCCAAGTATTTGATGAATTGTGTGGGAGAGGGATAGGTGATGTGGTGTCTTGGAATTCAATTGTGGCTACTTACGTGCAAGGTGGTAATAAGAAAAATGCACTAAAAATGTTCACTAGAATGGCTGATGATCATAGAATTTGCCCAGATGTAGTTAGCATTGTCAATATCCTTCCTGCTTGTGCTTCGTTGAGTGCATGGTTGCAGGGTAAGGAGATTCATGGTTTTGCAGTTCGAAATGGGTTGGTGGAGGATGTGTTTGTGGGTAATGCTGTAGTGGACATGTATGCCAAGTGTGGGATGATGGATGAAGCAAACAAGGTTTTTGAGCGGATGATGGTTAAGGATGTGGTTTCTTGGAATGCTATGGTAACTGGGTACTCTCAGATTGGTAGATTTGAAGATGCTCTTGCTTTGTTTGAGAAGATGCGTGAGGAGAAGATCGAGTTGAATGTTGTGACTTGGAGCGCAGTGATTGCTGGGTATGCTCAAAGGGATCATGGTTATGAAGCATTGGATGTGTTTCGTCAAATGAAGGTTTATGGTTCAGAGCCAAATGTTGTTACTCTTGTGTCTCTTCTTTCAGGTTGTGCTTCTGTGGGAACATTGCTTCATGGAAAAGAGACTCATTGTTATGCCATAAAACGTATTCTGAATGTAGATGGAAATGATCCAGGGGATGATCTAATGATAATTAATGGTCTCATTGACATGTATGCTAAGTGCAAAAGTGTCAAGGTAGCACGAATGATGTTTGACTCAATAgcaacaaaagagaaaaatgtggTAACTTGGACTGTCATGATTGGTGGGTATGCTCAGCATGGTGAAGCCAATGATGCACTAGAGCTTTTCTCAAAGATGCTTGGACAGGAAATTTTCATAAAGCCAAATGCTTTTACTATAGCATGTGCTTTGATGGCTTGTTCTCGTTTAGCCGCACTAAGGTTAGGTAAACAAATTCATTGTTATGTATTGCGCAATCAGTATGAGTCTATGGTGGTATTTGTAGCTAATTGCCTCATAGATATGTATTCCAAATCTGGAGACGTTGATGCTGCTCAAGTTGTGTTTGATAACATGAAGCAAAGGAATGCTGTTTCTTGGACATCTCTAATGACGGGTTATGGCATGCATGGTTGTGGAGAAGATGCTCTTCGGGTTTTTGATGAGATGAGGAGAGCAGGGTGGATGCCTGATGGTGTAAcctttgttgttgttctttatGCTTGTAGCCATACGGGAATGGTTGAGCAGGGAATGAAATACTTTAATAGCATGAGTGACGAATACGGGGTGGTTCCTGGAGTGGAACACTATGCTTGCATGGTTGACCTATTGGGTCGTGCTGGTCGCTTGGATGAGGCCCTAAAGCTCATTGAAGGCATGCCTATGGAACCAACACCAATAGTGTGGGTGGCATTGCTTAGTGCTTGCAGGCTCCATCCAAATATTGAACTTGGGGAGCATGCTGCAAACCGGTTGTTAGAATTGGAGTCTGAGAATGATGGGTCATATACTTTGCTTTCAAACATATATGCCAATGCCAGGCGATGGAAAGATGTGGCTAGAATTAGATCTTTAATGAGACATACAAGGATCAAGAAGAGGCCCGGTTGCAGTTGGGTCGAAGGAAAGAAAGGAACTGCAGCCTTTTTTGTTGGGGACAGGTCACATCCTCTATCTCAACAAATATACAAGATCTTGGGAGACCTAATTCTACGCATCAAAGCCATGGGATATGTTCCTGAGACAAGTTTTGCTCTTCATGATGTGGATGATGAGGAGAAGGGTGATCTTCTTTTTGAACATAGTGAGAAGTTGGCACTTGCATATGGCATCCTAACATCACCTGCAGGGGCACCCATCCGAATCACCAAGAACTTGCGTGTCTGTGGCGATTGCCACACTGCCATTTGCTACATATCTATGATCATTGACCATGAAATCATTTTGAGAGACTCAAGTCGTTTTCATCATATAAAGAAAGGATCATGCTCATGCAAAG ATGATTTTACTGGGACCCAAAGAAAGCAGGTGGCTCTTTGGATTTCACAAGTGGTTGAGCATTTGCATTGTCAGAAACCACTTCACATATTTCACTTTATTCACCCTGCTCTTGTAATGCTTGATCAG GGTTCCAATCCAGTGTTCTTTGACTTTTATATGCTAACTGGTGGAGCTCTTGGTGATAAGCAGCATGTGTCAAGTTCAGACTTCCTGTTACTCTCTTATGGTGCCTATATTGATGTAAATTTTGTAGTGACAG GTGCCAAGCTTTTCACTTGA
- the LOC115986386 gene encoding pentatricopeptide repeat-containing protein At5g16860-like isoform X1 — translation MPLSFFLGLKLKPKPPLVLKPFTTFFFSTNTTTTPTIPLITNTLLKQCKTLIQAKLVHQQILVQGLVDMATYLIGTYIACEAPIHAIKVLEHLVPSQPTVYWWNALIRHAVRLGFLEDVLGLYRKMQRFGWKPDHYTFPFVFKACGDLPSFRRGASVHAVVCASGFESNVFVCNAMVAMYGRCGMLDDARQVFDELCGRGIGDVVSWNSIVATYVQGGNKKNALKMFTRMADDHRICPDVVSIVNILPACASLSAWLQGKEIHGFAVRNGLVEDVFVGNAVVDMYAKCGMMDEANKVFERMMVKDVVSWNAMVTGYSQIGRFEDALALFEKMREEKIELNVVTWSAVIAGYAQRDHGYEALDVFRQMKVYGSEPNVVTLVSLLSGCASVGTLLHGKETHCYAIKRILNVDGNDPGDDLMIINGLIDMYAKCKSVKVARMMFDSIATKEKNVVTWTVMIGGYAQHGEANDALELFSKMLGQEIFIKPNAFTIACALMACSRLAALRLGKQIHCYVLRNQYESMVVFVANCLIDMYSKSGDVDAAQVVFDNMKQRNAVSWTSLMTGYGMHGCGEDALRVFDEMRRAGWMPDGVTFVVVLYACSHTGMVEQGMKYFNSMSDEYGVVPGVEHYACMVDLLGRAGRLDEALKLIEGMPMEPTPIVWVALLSACRLHPNIELGEHAANRLLELESENDGSYTLLSNIYANARRWKDVARIRSLMRHTRIKKRPGCSWVEGKKGTAAFFVGDRSHPLSQQIYKILGDLILRIKAMGYVPETSFALHDVDDEEKGDLLFEHSEKLALAYGILTSPAGAPIRITKNLRVCGDCHTAICYISMIIDHEIILRDSSRFHHIKKGSCSCKDDFTGTQRKQVALWISQVVEHLHCQKPLHIFHFIHPALVMLDQGSNPVFFDFYMLTGGALGDKQHVSSSDFLLLSYGAYIDVNFVVTGIKRRQTVIKCAEDVRPLPKSLPFLKLKQMGSKLQSRYPSSLELSVSTKHSLN, via the exons ATGCCCCTCTCTTTCTTCCTTGGTTTAAAACTGAAACCAAAGCCACCACTTGTACTCAAACccttcaccacattcttcttctctactAATACTACTACAACACCCACAATTCCTCTCATCACTAACACGCTTCTAAAGCAATGCAAGACCTTAATCCAAGCCAAGCTGGTCCATCAGCAGATCTTAGTCCAGGGCCTTGTAGACATGGCTACATACCTCATTGGCACCTACATAGCATGTGAAGCTCCCATCCATGCCATAAAGGTGCTTGAACACCTTGTTCCATCGCAGCCTACTGTTTACTGGTGGAATGCGCTTATACGACATGCAGTTCGTCTCGGGTTTCTTGAAGATGTACTTGGTTTGTATAGAAAAATGCAGAGATTTGGCTGGAAGCCTGACCACTACactttcccttttgttttcaAAGCTTGTGGTGATCTTCCTTCGTTCCGACGAGGTGCTTCAGTTCATGCTGTTGTCTGTGCAAGTGGGTTTGAGTCCAATGTGTTTGTTTGTAATGCGATGGTGGCTATGTATGGAAGGTGTGGCATGTTGGATGATGCGCGCCAAGTATTTGATGAATTGTGTGGGAGAGGGATAGGTGATGTGGTGTCTTGGAATTCAATTGTGGCTACTTACGTGCAAGGTGGTAATAAGAAAAATGCACTAAAAATGTTCACTAGAATGGCTGATGATCATAGAATTTGCCCAGATGTAGTTAGCATTGTCAATATCCTTCCTGCTTGTGCTTCGTTGAGTGCATGGTTGCAGGGTAAGGAGATTCATGGTTTTGCAGTTCGAAATGGGTTGGTGGAGGATGTGTTTGTGGGTAATGCTGTAGTGGACATGTATGCCAAGTGTGGGATGATGGATGAAGCAAACAAGGTTTTTGAGCGGATGATGGTTAAGGATGTGGTTTCTTGGAATGCTATGGTAACTGGGTACTCTCAGATTGGTAGATTTGAAGATGCTCTTGCTTTGTTTGAGAAGATGCGTGAGGAGAAGATCGAGTTGAATGTTGTGACTTGGAGCGCAGTGATTGCTGGGTATGCTCAAAGGGATCATGGTTATGAAGCATTGGATGTGTTTCGTCAAATGAAGGTTTATGGTTCAGAGCCAAATGTTGTTACTCTTGTGTCTCTTCTTTCAGGTTGTGCTTCTGTGGGAACATTGCTTCATGGAAAAGAGACTCATTGTTATGCCATAAAACGTATTCTGAATGTAGATGGAAATGATCCAGGGGATGATCTAATGATAATTAATGGTCTCATTGACATGTATGCTAAGTGCAAAAGTGTCAAGGTAGCACGAATGATGTTTGACTCAATAgcaacaaaagagaaaaatgtggTAACTTGGACTGTCATGATTGGTGGGTATGCTCAGCATGGTGAAGCCAATGATGCACTAGAGCTTTTCTCAAAGATGCTTGGACAGGAAATTTTCATAAAGCCAAATGCTTTTACTATAGCATGTGCTTTGATGGCTTGTTCTCGTTTAGCCGCACTAAGGTTAGGTAAACAAATTCATTGTTATGTATTGCGCAATCAGTATGAGTCTATGGTGGTATTTGTAGCTAATTGCCTCATAGATATGTATTCCAAATCTGGAGACGTTGATGCTGCTCAAGTTGTGTTTGATAACATGAAGCAAAGGAATGCTGTTTCTTGGACATCTCTAATGACGGGTTATGGCATGCATGGTTGTGGAGAAGATGCTCTTCGGGTTTTTGATGAGATGAGGAGAGCAGGGTGGATGCCTGATGGTGTAAcctttgttgttgttctttatGCTTGTAGCCATACGGGAATGGTTGAGCAGGGAATGAAATACTTTAATAGCATGAGTGACGAATACGGGGTGGTTCCTGGAGTGGAACACTATGCTTGCATGGTTGACCTATTGGGTCGTGCTGGTCGCTTGGATGAGGCCCTAAAGCTCATTGAAGGCATGCCTATGGAACCAACACCAATAGTGTGGGTGGCATTGCTTAGTGCTTGCAGGCTCCATCCAAATATTGAACTTGGGGAGCATGCTGCAAACCGGTTGTTAGAATTGGAGTCTGAGAATGATGGGTCATATACTTTGCTTTCAAACATATATGCCAATGCCAGGCGATGGAAAGATGTGGCTAGAATTAGATCTTTAATGAGACATACAAGGATCAAGAAGAGGCCCGGTTGCAGTTGGGTCGAAGGAAAGAAAGGAACTGCAGCCTTTTTTGTTGGGGACAGGTCACATCCTCTATCTCAACAAATATACAAGATCTTGGGAGACCTAATTCTACGCATCAAAGCCATGGGATATGTTCCTGAGACAAGTTTTGCTCTTCATGATGTGGATGATGAGGAGAAGGGTGATCTTCTTTTTGAACATAGTGAGAAGTTGGCACTTGCATATGGCATCCTAACATCACCTGCAGGGGCACCCATCCGAATCACCAAGAACTTGCGTGTCTGTGGCGATTGCCACACTGCCATTTGCTACATATCTATGATCATTGACCATGAAATCATTTTGAGAGACTCAAGTCGTTTTCATCATATAAAGAAAGGATCATGCTCATGCAAAG ATGATTTTACTGGGACCCAAAGAAAGCAGGTGGCTCTTTGGATTTCACAAGTGGTTGAGCATTTGCATTGTCAGAAACCACTTCACATATTTCACTTTATTCACCCTGCTCTTGTAATGCTTGATCAG GGTTCCAATCCAGTGTTCTTTGACTTTTATATGCTAACTGGTGGAGCTCTTGGTGATAAGCAGCATGTGTCAAGTTCAGACTTCCTGTTACTCTCTTATGGTGCCTATATTGATGTAAATTTTGTAGTGACAG GAATAAAAAGAAGGCAAACAGTTATCAAATGTGCAGAAGATGTTCGCCCCCTCCCAAAGTCGCTACCCTTCCTAAAGTTGAAACAAATGGGCAGTAAGTTGCAAAGTCGCTACCCTTCCTCTCTTGAATTGTCTGTGAGCACTAAGCATTCACTTAACTGA